A part of Candidatus Krumholzibacteriia bacterium genomic DNA contains:
- a CDS encoding redox-sensing transcriptional repressor Rex, producing the protein MRDESTGNIKGGASEATVRRLSNYFRILEDIKDEGGETISSEKLAARCGITSAQVRKDFSSFGSFGRRGLGYNVEGLKDTIGKILGINEEWNLLLVGAGNLGHALFQYEEFHKQGFHICAILDNNPAKIGQEWEGRHIHAMEDLDSIVKERKIRMGILAIPPQYGQNVANRLVDAGVEGILNFSPTKLFMPDHIYVRNVNLAIALESLSYSLSKHERLKLF; encoded by the coding sequence ATGAGGGATGAAAGTACCGGAAACATCAAGGGAGGCGCCAGCGAGGCGACCGTCCGAAGGCTTTCCAACTACTTCCGCATTCTTGAGGACATCAAGGATGAGGGTGGGGAGACAATTTCCAGCGAAAAACTCGCCGCCCGTTGCGGCATTACGAGCGCCCAAGTCCGCAAGGACTTTTCCAGTTTCGGCAGCTTTGGTCGCAGGGGGCTGGGTTACAATGTGGAGGGTCTGAAGGATACCATCGGCAAGATTCTGGGAATCAATGAAGAGTGGAACCTCCTGCTTGTCGGTGCAGGCAACCTGGGTCACGCGCTATTCCAGTACGAGGAGTTTCACAAACAGGGTTTCCACATTTGTGCGATCCTTGACAACAACCCCGCCAAGATTGGACAGGAGTGGGAGGGTCGGCACATTCACGCCATGGAGGATCTGGACTCCATTGTAAAGGAACGAAAGATCCGCATGGGGATTCTCGCCATCCCCCCGCAATATGGGCAGAATGTAGCCAACCGTCTGGTGGATGCGGGAGTTGAGGGGATCCTGAACTTTTCCCCCACCAAGCTTTTCATGCCGGATCATATCTATGTCCGGAATGTAAACCTCGCCATTGCGCTGGAGAGCCTGAGCTATTCTCTGAGCAAGCACGAAAGACTGAAGCTGTTCTAA
- a CDS encoding zinc-binding dehydrogenase, with amino-acid sequence MKAVRIHEHGGPEVLQIEELPRPKAGPGELLLEMKAVALNHLDTWVRRGVPGHVFPLPITPGSDGAGLVAEIGEGVRGFEIGDRVAVPPGYSCGNCAACKSGLDHRCRSYGIYGESCDGVQCEYFRIPADTALRIPDSLSFQEAAAMTLVFLTAWEMLVAKAGLKQGDTVLVHAAGSGVGSAAIQIAQHFGAEVIATAGSEAKLEKAAELGAKHVIDYCKSDFAKEIRGISKKGVDIVVEHTGEATFAGSLRSLASGGRIVTCGATSGARIEADLRPIFFKNLSILGSTMGRRDSLPEILRLASEGHLRAVIDCVLPFTELREAHRRMADREQFGKIVLEL; translated from the coding sequence ATGAAAGCAGTTCGAATCCATGAACACGGTGGCCCGGAAGTTCTGCAGATCGAGGAACTTCCCCGCCCGAAAGCGGGACCCGGCGAGCTTCTTCTTGAAATGAAAGCGGTCGCCCTGAACCACCTCGACACCTGGGTGCGCCGCGGAGTTCCCGGTCATGTCTTTCCGCTCCCCATCACTCCCGGAAGCGACGGCGCCGGCCTTGTCGCAGAAATTGGCGAAGGGGTCCGGGGTTTCGAGATCGGCGACCGGGTGGCAGTGCCGCCCGGCTACTCCTGCGGAAACTGTGCCGCCTGCAAGTCCGGACTGGATCATAGGTGCCGCAGCTACGGCATCTACGGCGAAAGTTGCGATGGCGTGCAGTGCGAATACTTCCGCATCCCCGCCGACACCGCTCTCCGCATCCCCGACTCCCTGAGTTTTCAAGAAGCCGCCGCCATGACGCTGGTCTTCCTGACCGCCTGGGAAATGCTGGTCGCCAAGGCCGGCCTGAAACAGGGAGACACCGTGCTCGTCCATGCAGCCGGCAGCGGCGTGGGCAGCGCGGCCATCCAGATCGCCCAACACTTCGGCGCCGAGGTCATCGCTACCGCGGGAAGCGAGGCCAAGCTGGAAAAGGCCGCCGAACTGGGGGCAAAGCATGTGATCGACTATTGCAAGTCGGATTTCGCAAAAGAGATTCGCGGCATTTCTAAGAAGGGCGTGGACATCGTGGTTGAACACACGGGGGAAGCAACCTTTGCCGGAAGCCTGAGGTCGCTTGCTTCCGGTGGCAGAATTGTCACCTGCGGTGCTACGAGTGGTGCAAGGATCGAGGCCGACCTGAGACCGATCTTTTTCAAGAACCTGTCCATCCTGGGAAGCACCATGGGTCGTCGTGACAGTCTGCCGGAGATCTTACGCCTTGCCTCCGAGGGACACCTTCGGGCAGTCATTGATTGCGTGCTGCCTTTTACAGAGCTTCGGGAAGCGCATCGGCGCATGGCCGACCGCGAGCAGTTCGGGAAGATTGTGCTGGAGCTGTAG
- a CDS encoding glycosyl hydrolase family 18 protein has protein sequence MAKTRLLMKPVLLLLLCFCLLPIALGAEESIHARELREWKARELSGWQGWQDPQNLPVAPLARSHRNTTHEVHGYHPYWMGNAYEDYDWDLLSTVAFFSLELSSTGDISNNHGWPWTGLVETAHDNGVRVLLTATMFLSWDLTVLLSSASNRSNAISQLVSAVTEGGADGVNVDFEGVAWDQRSNYVLFLQDLRIALDAALPNAYLSVATPAVDWSDAYWYSAIASYSDHLMVMAYDFHYPGSSSTGPVAPLANWGTYNVTWSINDYLNKGVAASKLLLGVPYYGYLWSCANGEPGAPTYGWGTAKTFAEAYPEALNYGLLWDGAGQTSWYRYNSGGWYQCWFEDDRSLTFKYEFAINENLAGIGIWALGYDGSRSELWTALDDAFGTLADAVPLSAQLKLEAWPNPFNPRTRIRVSREEAGPLNLVIHDLQGRSVQDLFHGQAGEVLELDWQAENLPSGVYLLRGSAGGPLFSKKLLLLK, from the coding sequence ATGGCAAAGACAAGGCTTCTCATGAAACCGGTTCTTCTCCTGCTTCTCTGTTTCTGCCTGTTGCCGATCGCACTCGGCGCGGAAGAATCGATTCATGCTCGCGAGCTTCGCGAGTGGAAGGCCCGGGAACTCTCCGGCTGGCAGGGCTGGCAGGATCCGCAGAACCTTCCCGTGGCGCCTCTGGCGCGATCCCATCGCAATACCACCCACGAAGTTCACGGCTACCATCCCTACTGGATGGGCAACGCCTATGAGGACTACGACTGGGATCTATTGAGCACGGTGGCTTTCTTTTCCCTGGAGCTAAGCTCTACGGGCGATATCTCGAACAACCATGGCTGGCCCTGGACAGGGCTGGTGGAAACGGCTCACGACAACGGGGTTCGGGTGCTGCTGACGGCAACCATGTTTCTCTCCTGGGATTTGACCGTCCTGCTTTCGAGTGCAAGCAATCGCAGCAACGCGATTTCCCAACTTGTCTCCGCAGTGACGGAAGGCGGAGCCGATGGCGTGAATGTCGATTTCGAGGGCGTGGCCTGGGACCAGCGGAGTAACTATGTTCTCTTCCTGCAGGACCTTCGCATTGCCCTGGATGCCGCCTTGCCGAACGCCTATCTCTCGGTTGCAACGCCGGCCGTGGACTGGTCCGACGCCTACTGGTACAGCGCGATTGCCAGCTACAGCGATCACCTGATGGTCATGGCCTATGATTTTCACTACCCGGGAAGTTCATCGACGGGACCGGTCGCGCCTCTTGCTAACTGGGGAACCTACAATGTCACCTGGAGCATAAACGACTATCTCAACAAGGGTGTTGCCGCAAGCAAGCTGCTTCTGGGAGTTCCCTACTACGGCTACCTCTGGTCCTGCGCCAACGGAGAACCCGGGGCCCCCACCTATGGATGGGGAACGGCCAAGACCTTCGCAGAAGCCTATCCCGAAGCGCTGAACTACGGCCTGCTCTGGGACGGCGCCGGACAGACAAGTTGGTATCGTTACAATTCCGGTGGCTGGTATCAATGCTGGTTCGAGGACGACCGCTCTTTGACCTTCAAATACGAATTTGCCATCAATGAGAACCTGGCCGGCATCGGCATCTGGGCGCTCGGCTATGACGGAAGCCGCAGTGAACTCTGGACCGCCCTGGACGACGCCTTCGGCACCCTGGCCGACGCGGTTCCCCTTTCTGCACAGCTCAAGCTGGAAGCCTGGCCCAATCCCTTCAATCCCCGCACCCGCATTCGGGTAAGCCGCGAAGAGGCTGGACCATTGAATCTTGTAATCCACGACCTTCAGGGTCGCAGCGTACAGGATCTCTTTCACGGTCAAGCGGGAGAGGTGCTGGAACTGGACTGGCAGGCGGAGAACTTGCCGTCCGGTGTCTACCTCCTGCGAGGAAGCGCCGGGGGGCCGCTGTTCAGCAAGAAGCTGCTTCTCTTGAAGTAA
- a CDS encoding T9SS type A sorting domain-containing protein, protein MKRVVALCLLLAIPALATHDPNRTATIFVHGFNPDGWSEVGVFGEDDWEDSMTPFAELAGLPHIGQPGGINFPNCVASTHYYGDTPPDYYDADDLADLDAINAQWGGGVPRYALIVAKYARRILEISGAEQINFFSGSYGSFVTRWLIEKDVEGLASEGKIARWLSAEGVLSGHWAASNDVMIFLWEEFSVPSLDVDQLHYDWVETHLHSPRWQADNPDYGNILISMMGSVNDSANDGYMTDAMLLLGEFQPNDGVVGLYDSYFHEVLPASQFLGLTPMQGYFDVDHYSLADYPAAWATVTSFLTGRKRARVTLTRTQVEDMHEPDDWAWDFTPAEIVIQNRVWSPLAEDLWQITDPLTERHREAANSPIYEFGDHGSTLILNHSIFDAMVEEGETELRVDLWAEEIDWDEKYDIFEIIGVGDPTDDLGGTSITLPLVNGTYSFNAPDWNGDLLVEVFDYPFDLLENPTAAPVSGLRESLQFHPNPFREEVLISCGHRDRLTGPSALEVFDAQGKRVHQESFSSGEELRWSGQGSPSGVYFLRLSDDQGVRRGRVVLLR, encoded by the coding sequence ATGAAGCGTGTCGTAGCACTCTGTCTTCTACTGGCTATTCCTGCACTTGCCACTCATGACCCCAACCGCACTGCCACGATTTTCGTGCACGGATTCAACCCGGACGGCTGGAGTGAGGTCGGGGTCTTCGGCGAAGACGATTGGGAAGACTCCATGACCCCCTTCGCTGAACTGGCCGGGCTTCCTCACATTGGTCAGCCGGGAGGAATCAACTTTCCCAACTGCGTTGCCTCCACTCATTACTATGGCGACACTCCGCCCGACTACTACGATGCCGACGATCTGGCCGACCTCGATGCAATCAATGCCCAGTGGGGTGGCGGCGTTCCCCGCTACGCCCTGATTGTGGCAAAGTACGCGCGGCGCATTCTGGAAATCTCTGGAGCTGAGCAGATCAATTTCTTCAGTGGAAGTTATGGCAGCTTTGTCACTCGCTGGCTCATCGAGAAAGATGTCGAGGGACTGGCGAGCGAGGGCAAGATTGCACGATGGCTTTCTGCGGAAGGGGTTCTCAGCGGGCACTGGGCGGCTTCCAACGATGTCATGATCTTCCTCTGGGAAGAATTTTCGGTTCCCAGCCTGGATGTAGACCAGTTGCACTACGACTGGGTAGAGACCCACCTACACTCCCCTCGCTGGCAGGCGGACAATCCTGATTATGGAAATATCCTGATCAGTATGATGGGTTCGGTCAACGACAGTGCAAACGACGGCTACATGACCGATGCCATGCTTCTTCTGGGTGAGTTTCAGCCCAACGATGGCGTGGTCGGTCTCTACGACTCCTACTTTCACGAAGTGCTTCCCGCTTCGCAGTTTCTGGGTCTGACACCAATGCAGGGCTACTTCGATGTGGACCATTACTCGCTGGCTGACTACCCGGCCGCCTGGGCCACTGTGACCTCTTTTCTTACCGGAAGAAAGCGGGCGCGGGTTACCCTGACCCGCACGCAGGTAGAAGACATGCACGAACCGGACGACTGGGCCTGGGATTTTACGCCCGCAGAAATCGTAATCCAGAACCGCGTCTGGTCGCCGCTTGCTGAAGACCTGTGGCAGATCACCGACCCGCTGACAGAGCGACACCGGGAGGCCGCCAATTCACCAATCTACGAGTTCGGCGATCATGGAAGCACCCTGATCCTGAACCACTCCATCTTCGACGCCATGGTCGAGGAGGGGGAAACGGAACTGCGTGTGGATCTCTGGGCAGAAGAGATCGACTGGGACGAGAAGTACGACATTTTCGAGATCATCGGAGTGGGAGATCCCACAGACGACCTGGGCGGTACTTCGATCACCCTGCCCCTGGTCAATGGGACCTATTCCTTCAACGCGCCCGACTGGAACGGAGATCTCCTTGTGGAGGTCTTCGACTATCCCTTTGATCTGCTGGAAAACCCGACGGCCGCGCCGGTCTCGGGGCTTCGCGAAAGCCTGCAATTCCACCCCAATCCCTTTCGGGAAGAGGTCCTGATTTCTTGTGGCCATCGCGACCGACTGACCGGGCCTTCTGCGCTGGAGGTCTTTGATGCTCAGGGAAAAAGGGTCCACCAGGAGAGTTTCTCCTCCGGGGAAGAGCTTCGCTGGAGTGGACAGGGCTCCCCGTCGGGGGTGTATTTTCTCCGGCTGAGCGATGATCAGGGAGTTCGAAGGGGACGCGTGGTTTTGCTACGCTGA
- a CDS encoding heparan-alpha-glucosaminide N-acetyltransferase domain-containing protein, translated as MAKPGRFTFIDRFRGLIGVMMALGHSNYYFNHVWHSLDPMDPYFASTGQFWLRYMGYLCAPGFLMMNGAMVYWAFQRRLKHGTSPWRARWELIERGIFLILVQLFWVNSSWGAFSRLRLNHFGIIATIGSAMILLVFIVRWKWWQRLLVAAGLFLAQPFLLSIPYDLKSWIHIPVQLFWDAGDYNKYPILPWFSLAVLGSVMAHFWFERWTDPVKRARNTLGIGAGLVALAWLIRLGRGFGNIFPYSDFLDWSFFLVQKYPPNLVHQVWFAGAVIFMVGIFDFISQRSNILSPLGVVGRVPLFFYAVHIPLLAIFTKRLGIYYREGAVLASFVGLAGLLLIMFPLAIWFGKVKKRSKNKFIRMI; from the coding sequence ATGGCCAAGCCGGGACGCTTTACCTTTATCGACCGTTTTCGCGGTTTGATCGGAGTCATGATGGCTCTCGGTCACAGTAACTATTACTTCAACCATGTCTGGCACAGCCTGGATCCCATGGACCCCTATTTTGCCAGCACGGGACAGTTCTGGCTTCGCTACATGGGCTACCTCTGTGCGCCCGGCTTCCTGATGATGAACGGAGCGATGGTCTACTGGGCCTTCCAACGGCGGCTCAAGCACGGCACGAGCCCCTGGCGTGCACGATGGGAACTGATCGAGCGCGGGATCTTCCTGATCCTGGTTCAGCTCTTCTGGGTGAACTCCAGTTGGGGTGCTTTCAGCCGCCTTCGCCTCAACCACTTTGGAATCATTGCGACCATCGGAAGCGCAATGATCCTGCTGGTCTTTATCGTTCGCTGGAAGTGGTGGCAAAGGCTTCTCGTGGCCGCCGGCCTCTTTCTCGCACAACCTTTCCTGCTTTCGATCCCCTACGATCTCAAAAGCTGGATTCACATTCCGGTTCAGTTGTTCTGGGACGCGGGCGATTACAACAAGTATCCGATTCTGCCCTGGTTTTCCCTCGCCGTGCTGGGCTCGGTGATGGCGCACTTCTGGTTTGAGCGCTGGACGGATCCTGTCAAGCGCGCACGAAACACTCTCGGAATCGGTGCAGGTCTGGTTGCCCTGGCCTGGCTGATCCGCCTGGGGCGCGGTTTCGGAAACATCTTTCCCTACTCCGATTTTCTTGACTGGTCCTTCTTCCTGGTCCAGAAGTACCCGCCCAACCTGGTTCACCAGGTCTGGTTTGCGGGAGCCGTGATCTTCATGGTCGGGATCTTTGACTTCATCAGTCAGCGCAGCAACATTCTTTCTCCCCTTGGGGTCGTTGGTCGGGTTCCGCTCTTCTTCTACGCGGTGCACATTCCCTTGCTTGCGATCTTCACAAAACGCCTGGGGATCTACTATCGCGAAGGCGCCGTGCTGGCGTCTTTTGTGGGTCTCGCGGGCTTGCTCCTGATCATGTTTCCCCTGGCAATCTGGTTTGGGAAAGTCAAGAAGCGCTCTAAGAACAAGTTCATTCGCATGATCTGA
- a CDS encoding SUMF1/EgtB/PvdO family nonheme iron enzyme → MRKRLTSIFLPAVLLTLGCGIQDLYETPDSPYQPVGQVLLPSMNEGVAVMDDYAFVAAGQAGLHVVDISTPSDPVLMMTLNTTKYAESIALTRTFFGGSMTDIALVVEGTEGITSYDITDPGNTSSYEQGTTAVDGNGLYVLEPENPEDPFTVFLAESWKGIRVFQANPEVPGLLEYNGVFAGTQGRAMGIEVRDGFAYVADDEMGLAVLDVSVLELGAVQMVSWADTRGNALDVALDGDYAFIADGTMGIVAFQIDGGSTPVLVGELDLAAYSRSIVVRDGLAFLAAATGGVHVIDVSDPANMVYAGNVMSSYATNLCLTPDGLILVTDQEEGLLVLEGAAFVDQVSPGAVVNLAALASGFESLTLSWQAGGDDGFQGQASSLNVRQSSSPIASEVEWDAATPLSGAPLPGLPGETQGMTISGFTPGETAYFAIRTLDDAGLQSAIASSDAAETFSGMVLASSGVNQMTGEITDTFIFEAVYLNEDSLEPVSHEVLIDGASFSMSFVSGDFYTGALYRYETLLDPGSHRFSFHFDDGAGHVFDSEEVDGLFAGTNMTFTMGSPLTESGRELDEVEHLVSLSDTLLASPYEVTQAEWVAMGLENPSAFTGDNLPVESVTWLEAVEYCNLRSVADGYGEAYSIDGSSVSWNQDAEGWRLPTEAEWEWLCRAESEEAFSGGGITFTGCDIDPVLGNLGWYCGNSGESTHDVGQMDANDLGLYDMHGNVWEWCWDWYGALGEDPVLDPQGPGTGDQRVVRGGSWFYFASDCRSASRGSRYPDSADDTVGFRVVRTLH, encoded by the coding sequence ATGAGAAAGCGACTGACTTCGATCTTCCTGCCTGCTGTTCTTCTAACGCTGGGCTGTGGAATCCAGGATCTTTATGAAACTCCGGACTCTCCCTACCAGCCGGTGGGGCAGGTTCTCCTTCCCAGCATGAATGAGGGCGTCGCCGTGATGGATGACTATGCCTTTGTCGCGGCCGGGCAGGCAGGGCTTCATGTGGTCGACATCTCCACGCCCTCTGACCCGGTGCTGATGATGACCCTGAACACAACGAAGTACGCCGAGAGCATTGCGCTCACACGCACTTTCTTCGGTGGCTCCATGACCGACATCGCGCTGGTTGTGGAGGGAACCGAGGGAATCACTTCTTATGACATCACGGATCCCGGAAACACGAGTTCCTACGAACAGGGAACCACGGCCGTGGACGGCAACGGGCTCTATGTCCTGGAGCCGGAGAATCCGGAAGATCCTTTCACGGTTTTTCTTGCAGAAAGCTGGAAAGGAATCCGGGTCTTTCAGGCAAACCCGGAGGTGCCCGGGCTGCTGGAATACAACGGTGTCTTCGCCGGCACACAGGGACGGGCCATGGGCATTGAGGTGCGGGACGGCTTTGCCTATGTCGCTGACGACGAAATGGGACTCGCGGTGCTGGATGTCAGCGTTCTGGAGTTGGGTGCCGTGCAGATGGTCTCCTGGGCCGACACGCGCGGGAACGCTCTGGACGTGGCCCTTGATGGCGACTACGCCTTTATCGCCGACGGAACCATGGGCATCGTGGCCTTCCAGATCGACGGCGGCAGCACCCCGGTTCTCGTGGGAGAACTCGACCTTGCCGCCTACAGTCGCTCCATTGTCGTGCGCGATGGCCTGGCTTTCCTTGCAGCCGCAACGGGTGGAGTTCATGTCATTGATGTCTCCGACCCGGCGAACATGGTCTATGCCGGCAATGTCATGAGCAGCTATGCGACCAATCTTTGCCTGACTCCGGACGGTCTCATTCTGGTCACTGATCAGGAAGAAGGCCTGCTGGTTCTCGAGGGCGCCGCCTTTGTGGATCAGGTGTCTCCTGGCGCGGTTGTCAATCTCGCCGCTCTGGCCAGTGGCTTTGAAAGCCTGACCCTGAGCTGGCAGGCCGGTGGGGACGATGGTTTCCAGGGACAGGCCAGTTCTCTTAATGTCCGCCAGTCCTCCTCCCCGATCGCCAGTGAAGTAGAATGGGACGCCGCCACTCCGCTGTCAGGCGCACCCCTTCCCGGGCTTCCCGGCGAGACGCAAGGTATGACGATCTCCGGCTTCACGCCCGGTGAGACCGCCTACTTTGCCATCCGAACTTTGGACGATGCGGGACTTCAGTCCGCAATCGCTTCCTCCGATGCCGCAGAGACTTTCAGCGGCATGGTGCTAGCCTCTTCCGGGGTCAACCAGATGACGGGCGAGATCACCGACACCTTTATCTTTGAGGCGGTCTACCTGAATGAGGATTCCCTGGAGCCAGTCTCGCACGAAGTCCTTATTGATGGGGCAAGCTTTTCCATGAGCTTCGTCTCCGGCGACTTTTACACGGGCGCTCTCTATCGCTACGAAACTCTTCTTGATCCCGGATCCCACCGCTTCTCTTTCCACTTCGACGATGGCGCCGGCCATGTCTTTGACAGCGAAGAAGTGGACGGGCTTTTTGCGGGAACCAACATGACCTTCACCATGGGAAGCCCCCTGACGGAGTCCGGTCGTGAACTCGATGAGGTGGAGCACCTGGTGTCCTTGAGCGACACGCTTCTTGCCTCTCCCTACGAAGTCACGCAGGCGGAGTGGGTGGCTATGGGACTGGAAAACCCGTCTGCTTTCACGGGCGACAATCTCCCTGTGGAAAGCGTGACCTGGCTGGAGGCTGTCGAGTACTGCAACCTTCGTTCTGTGGCCGATGGCTACGGGGAAGCCTATAGCATCGACGGTTCCTCGGTTAGCTGGAACCAGGATGCCGAGGGCTGGCGTCTTCCCACGGAAGCTGAATGGGAATGGCTCTGCCGGGCGGAAAGCGAAGAGGCTTTCTCGGGCGGCGGCATCACCTTTACCGGTTGCGACATTGACCCGGTGCTTGGCAACCTTGGCTGGTACTGCGGAAACTCCGGGGAAAGCACCCACGATGTGGGTCAGATGGATGCAAACGATCTCGGGCTTTACGACATGCACGGCAATGTCTGGGAATGGTGCTGGGACTGGTACGGGGCGCTGGGAGAAGATCCGGTGCTCGACCCTCAGGGACCCGGGACCGGAGATCAGCGCGTGGTTCGCGGCGGAAGCTGGTTCTATTTTGCCAGCGATTGCCGTTCCGCTTCGCGCGGTTCTCGCTACCCGGACAGCGCCGACGACACGGTAGGATTCAGAGTCGTGAGAACACTTCACTAG
- the pgsW gene encoding poly-gamma-glutamate system protein yields the protein MSWRSDRRRKMVLLALAILAVGLQGVMELTRRPVRQSDYELKMEAARLAKRAFESVKKHRGMEDAQLDLTNDPSGTGLIGPETSLITNSYGNLESKLTSLNPNFAAYVVEELRKARLKDGDPIAIAISGSFPGMNIAVYAAIEVMGLRPVIVTSVGASNWGATNPDFTWLDMEKLFYNKKLFGFRSAAASYGGGDDMGRGLSPRGRELIAETAARNQLPLLSSANLEEAITRRMTFYESEGRGRAYKAYVNVGGGLASLGSSQNRNLLPAGLSFELEPSNWPRKGCLILMSEKGIPVLQLLNLSILANLAGLPYAPEEMPEPGSGNVFMKDSYRLDLALLFFVLYALVCTLVLAPEARRGLFERWRGKVDGDTV from the coding sequence TTGAGTTGGCGTTCTGATCGTCGTCGCAAGATGGTTCTTCTGGCACTCGCCATTCTGGCGGTGGGCCTTCAGGGAGTCATGGAACTGACCCGAAGGCCGGTTCGCCAGAGCGACTATGAGCTCAAGATGGAGGCGGCAAGGCTGGCAAAACGGGCTTTTGAATCCGTGAAAAAGCACCGGGGAATGGAAGACGCGCAGCTTGACCTGACCAACGACCCTTCCGGAACTGGATTGATCGGGCCGGAGACCAGCCTGATTACCAACTCCTACGGAAACCTGGAGAGTAAACTTACCAGCCTGAACCCGAATTTCGCGGCCTATGTCGTCGAAGAGTTGCGGAAAGCCCGGCTCAAGGACGGGGACCCGATCGCCATTGCCATCAGCGGCTCCTTTCCCGGAATGAACATTGCCGTTTACGCGGCGATTGAGGTCATGGGGCTTCGACCGGTGATTGTCACCTCCGTGGGTGCCTCCAACTGGGGAGCCACCAACCCCGACTTCACCTGGCTGGACATGGAAAAGCTCTTTTACAATAAAAAGCTCTTCGGTTTTCGCTCCGCCGCCGCGAGTTATGGTGGTGGCGATGACATGGGGCGCGGTCTCAGCCCGCGCGGGCGAGAGCTGATTGCAGAAACCGCCGCGAGAAACCAGCTCCCCCTCCTCTCTTCGGCAAACCTGGAAGAGGCAATCACCCGGAGGATGACTTTCTACGAAAGTGAAGGCCGGGGCCGGGCCTACAAGGCCTATGTCAATGTCGGCGGAGGGCTGGCGAGCCTGGGAAGCAGCCAGAACCGGAACCTGCTTCCCGCAGGACTCAGCTTTGAGCTGGAGCCGAGTAACTGGCCACGAAAGGGCTGCCTGATCCTGATGAGCGAGAAAGGGATCCCGGTTCTTCAGCTTTTGAACCTGTCGATCCTGGCGAATCTGGCGGGGCTTCCCTATGCCCCGGAAGAAATGCCGGAGCCGGGCAGCGGAAATGTTTTCATGAAAGACAGCTACCGACTTGACTTGGCCCTACTCTTTTTTGTTCTCTATGCTCTGGTCTGCACACTGGTTCTCGCTCCGGAGGCCCGCAGGGGGCTCTTCGAGCGTTGGCGGGGAAAAGTGGACGGGGACACGGTGTAA
- the pgsC gene encoding poly-gamma-glutamate biosynthesis protein PgsC, whose amino-acid sequence MIYQSIGLGLVVSLIFSEVLGLAAGGLIVPGYFALYLDQPLRLLGTVFASLLTFASVQLLSRFILLYGRRTLVFCVLLGFLFGGATRYLLILNTMLGGALDLSVLQSIGYIIPGLLAYWMFRQGVLETLSTLLVASFLVRLALIIAQGGGALELAF is encoded by the coding sequence ATGATCTATCAGTCCATTGGTCTGGGTCTAGTGGTCAGCCTGATCTTCTCGGAGGTTCTGGGCCTTGCGGCTGGAGGCCTGATTGTTCCGGGCTACTTCGCGCTTTATCTCGACCAACCGCTTCGACTTCTGGGAACCGTCTTCGCATCGCTCCTCACCTTTGCCTCTGTCCAGCTTCTCAGCCGTTTCATCCTTCTTTATGGTCGAAGAACCCTGGTCTTCTGCGTCCTGCTTGGCTTCCTCTTTGGCGGGGCAACGCGCTATCTGCTGATTCTCAATACCATGCTCGGTGGCGCACTAGACCTGAGCGTTCTTCAGTCCATCGGCTACATCATTCCCGGACTCCTCGCCTACTGGATGTTCCGACAGGGTGTTCTGGAAACCCTGAGCACTCTCTTGGTGGCCTCCTTTCTCGTAAGGCTTGCGCTGATTATCGCGCAAGGGGGAGGTGCCCTTGAGTTGGCGTTCTGA